In Nitrospira sp., one genomic interval encodes:
- a CDS encoding DUF1328 domain-containing protein, translated as MLSWAVTFLVIGLIAGVLGVSGVAGTATHIAYVLFVIFLILAVVGMVMGRRPPVA; from the coding sequence ATGTTGAGCTGGGCAGTGACCTTCCTCGTTATCGGACTGATTGCCGGTGTGTTGGGCGTCTCCGGAGTGGCTGGAACCGCCACCCATATCGCCTACGTGCTCTTTGTGATTTTCCTGATTCTGGCCGTGGTCGGCATGGTCATGGGGCGGCGACCGCCTGTCGCTTAG
- a CDS encoding DUF1207 domain-containing protein, whose protein sequence is MEREIGRSCMGGSGCRLWTWWAAALLMWGLSAASPAGAAVGSDEYIAGYAAAMLEHEFHLSGAVVHVEEGRVVVYATRLGAEDPEKIVTSLKAIPGVIQADIVTVPEPAAGVAPGVVRAATPDSHSKFLPRGLLVEPLHADQRWPHFGAAYHWLSSGNKFASAFGESFAVYRNAAPFGGQWELGIQAGVFGVFDMERRSIDLINADYTVGLVTSYRADRFSGFVRIRHQSSHLGDEFLLNNPQVERINLSYEELDLKLSYDLTAWLRLYGGAGVIVRKEPSTLGRATTQGGVEIKSPWLFWGGKVRPVAYADFQTNARTNWEVGQSLMGGLQFENARIGDRKLQVLAEYYAGPTPDGQLFTKRVEWIGMGVHLWF, encoded by the coding sequence GTGGAGCGAGAAATTGGCAGATCCTGCATGGGAGGCTCGGGGTGTCGACTATGGACGTGGTGGGCCGCAGCCCTGCTGATGTGGGGGCTGTCTGCCGCGAGCCCCGCGGGGGCGGCTGTAGGCTCGGATGAGTACATCGCGGGCTACGCCGCCGCCATGCTCGAGCATGAATTTCATCTATCCGGCGCGGTCGTGCATGTCGAAGAGGGAAGGGTGGTGGTCTACGCCACTCGCTTGGGGGCAGAAGACCCTGAGAAAATCGTGACCTCGCTCAAGGCCATTCCCGGCGTGATCCAAGCCGATATTGTCACCGTCCCTGAACCGGCGGCAGGCGTCGCGCCCGGGGTGGTACGGGCTGCGACACCGGATTCACACTCGAAGTTCTTGCCCCGCGGCCTCCTGGTGGAGCCGCTGCATGCGGACCAGCGATGGCCCCACTTCGGCGCCGCATACCACTGGCTGTCATCCGGCAACAAATTTGCCAGCGCGTTCGGGGAATCGTTCGCTGTGTATCGGAATGCCGCTCCCTTTGGGGGGCAGTGGGAACTGGGCATTCAAGCCGGTGTGTTTGGAGTCTTTGATATGGAGCGCCGCTCCATCGACCTGATCAATGCCGATTACACCGTCGGTCTGGTGACGAGCTATCGCGCGGATCGATTCTCGGGGTTCGTCCGCATTCGGCATCAAAGTTCTCATCTGGGGGATGAGTTTTTGTTGAACAACCCGCAGGTCGAGCGCATCAATCTGAGTTACGAAGAGTTGGATCTGAAGCTCTCTTACGACCTGACGGCGTGGCTCCGCCTCTACGGCGGTGCCGGTGTGATCGTACGAAAGGAACCGAGCACGTTGGGCCGAGCAACGACCCAGGGCGGAGTGGAGATAAAAAGCCCCTGGTTGTTCTGGGGAGGCAAGGTGCGACCTGTCGCCTATGCCGACTTCCAAACTAACGCGCGAACCAACTGGGAGGTCGGCCAATCCCTGATGGGGGGGCTACAGTTCGAGAATGCCAGGATTGGTGATCGAAAACTGCAGGTGCTGGCGGAGTACTACGCAGGCCCCACCCCGGACGGGCAGCTGTTCACGAAGCGAGTGGAGTGGATCGGGATGGGCGTCCATCTGTGGTTCTAA
- a CDS encoding porin family protein gives MKRWPVPVLTAVVGTALTVWGLSAPSTVAAAEDKGLFEQVEIGLLSIGGRATYVDPKDGSSRWFGGGQVRLHPSRYFAFEGSVDYRRNDIGDTRVHTYPVQVSALIYPLGTTRLAPFLLGGGGWYYTTVKGPGGFDDTQNRFGAHAGGGLQFFLSKHVSIDSTYRYIWLEKIESRDRNIVDKKFQDNGHMVTVGLNFHF, from the coding sequence ATGAAACGATGGCCCGTTCCGGTATTGACGGCAGTAGTGGGAACCGCCTTGACGGTATGGGGCCTGTCGGCGCCTTCGACCGTGGCGGCGGCTGAAGATAAGGGTTTGTTCGAACAGGTGGAGATCGGCTTGCTGTCGATCGGTGGTCGCGCGACCTATGTCGATCCCAAGGACGGGTCGAGCCGGTGGTTCGGTGGCGGGCAAGTCCGCCTGCATCCTTCGCGGTATTTTGCCTTCGAGGGTTCCGTCGATTATCGCCGCAACGACATCGGTGACACCCGCGTCCACACGTATCCCGTGCAGGTGTCGGCCTTGATTTACCCGCTTGGCACGACCAGATTGGCGCCGTTTCTGCTGGGAGGCGGCGGGTGGTATTACACCACCGTCAAGGGACCGGGCGGCTTTGACGATACCCAGAACCGCTTCGGCGCCCACGCCGGCGGCGGCTTGCAGTTCTTCCTCAGCAAGCATGTCTCCATCGACAGCACCTATCGGTATATTTGGCTTGAGAAAATCGAGTCACGAGACCGGAACATCGTCGACAAGAAGTTCCAGGACAATGGCCACATGGTCACGGTCGGTCTCAACTTCCACTTTTAA
- a CDS encoding PepSY domain-containing protein, translated as MKKLLAIALLSGVIASPAWALFETNKQLAATATVTLEEAVRHALTAVPGKAVEAEIGKEDGRTVYEVEIVDVNNKTQKVYVDAQSGQTKIDR; from the coding sequence ATGAAGAAGTTACTCGCCATTGCATTGTTGTCGGGTGTGATTGCAAGCCCCGCCTGGGCTCTGTTCGAAACGAACAAACAGCTGGCGGCCACGGCGACCGTGACCTTGGAGGAGGCGGTCCGTCATGCCTTGACTGCCGTGCCGGGCAAGGCTGTGGAGGCGGAAATCGGCAAGGAAGACGGCCGGACCGTCTACGAGGTCGAGATCGTCGACGTCAACAACAAGACGCAGAAGGTCTATGTCGACGCGCAGAGCGGACAGACCAAGATCGACCGCTAA
- a CDS encoding CsbD family protein codes for MNSDQFKGKWVQFKGEVKKQWGKLTDDDLMQIEGNYDKFVGRVQERYGDKKDEVVRWADDWYARQGRPGTEQAQAQRAR; via the coding sequence ATGAATTCCGATCAATTCAAAGGCAAGTGGGTGCAGTTCAAGGGCGAAGTCAAAAAGCAGTGGGGCAAGCTCACAGACGACGATCTTATGCAAATCGAAGGCAACTACGACAAGTTCGTGGGCCGCGTGCAGGAGCGGTACGGCGATAAAAAGGACGAAGTCGTGCGGTGGGCCGACGACTGGTATGCCCGGCAAGGGCGTCCGGGAACGGAGCAGGCTCAAGCCCAGCGCGCACGCTGA
- the glgX gene encoding glycogen debranching protein GlgX gives MKVWPGRPYPLGATWDGEGVNFALFSENATSVDLCLFDGPDASKESHRIRLEEQTNQTWHVYLPEGRPGLHYGFRVDGPYEPQAGHRFNKAKLLLDPYAKSIADTIRLSDRMFGYCLGDPGGDLVRDDRDNADEMPKCVVVDQAFSWGGDHLLRTPWSKTIIYEVHVKGFTARHPDVPAHLRGTYAGLSTPAVIEYLQGLGVTAVELLPVHHAVQDKHLTDQGLTNYWGYNTIGFFAPDMRYASSPVRGRHVREFKTMVKTLHSAGIEVILDVVYNHTAEGNHLGPTLSFRGIDNAAYYRLVGDDPRYYMDYTGCGNSLNVRHPRALQLIMDSLRYWVLDMHVDGFRFDLASTLARELHEVDRLSAFFDIIHQDPVLSQVKLIAEPWDLGAGGYQVGNFPVGWAEWNGKYRDTIRRYWKGDGGQVAELAYRLSGSSDLYAMSGRRPFASINFITAHDGFSLHDLVSYNEKHNEANGENNQDGHNDNLSWNCGAEGPTDDRAVNELRQRQKRNMLATLLLSQGVPMLCGGDEIGRTQSGNNNAYCQDNELSWHDWELGKGDKALLAFVKRLIALRQEHPVFRRRRFFQGREIHGSGIKDIAWLRTDGQEMDEADWDQGHLRSIGIVLAGDAIEEKDTRGNPIVDGTFLLLLNAHHESVPFLLPAYAEGAHWDLVLDTAQPRRKQASYKGGEPYTIEARTLAILCHEPTGSA, from the coding sequence ATGAAGGTATGGCCGGGCCGACCCTATCCGCTGGGAGCCACGTGGGACGGCGAAGGGGTGAATTTCGCCCTCTTCTCCGAAAATGCCACGTCGGTGGATCTTTGCCTGTTCGATGGGCCTGATGCCTCGAAGGAATCCCATCGGATTCGACTGGAGGAGCAGACCAATCAGACATGGCACGTCTACCTGCCGGAGGGGCGCCCCGGCCTCCATTATGGGTTCCGGGTCGATGGACCCTATGAACCACAGGCCGGCCATCGGTTCAACAAGGCCAAACTCCTACTCGATCCCTACGCGAAGTCCATCGCCGATACCATTCGGCTCTCCGATCGCATGTTCGGGTACTGCCTCGGTGACCCGGGCGGTGATTTAGTGCGGGATGATCGTGACAACGCCGACGAGATGCCGAAGTGCGTGGTGGTGGATCAGGCGTTCAGTTGGGGCGGGGACCATCTGCTCCGGACGCCCTGGTCGAAAACAATCATCTATGAAGTGCATGTGAAGGGCTTCACGGCGCGCCATCCGGACGTGCCGGCGCACCTACGGGGAACCTATGCGGGACTCTCCACGCCGGCGGTCATCGAATACCTGCAAGGCCTGGGCGTGACGGCGGTCGAACTGTTGCCGGTGCACCATGCCGTGCAGGACAAACACCTCACGGATCAAGGCCTGACGAACTACTGGGGGTACAACACGATCGGCTTCTTTGCGCCCGATATGCGGTATGCCTCGTCGCCGGTACGGGGACGGCACGTGCGGGAATTCAAGACCATGGTTAAGACCCTGCACAGCGCCGGCATCGAGGTCATTCTCGACGTGGTCTACAACCATACGGCGGAGGGCAACCACCTCGGTCCGACGCTGTCGTTCCGAGGCATCGACAACGCCGCCTATTACCGGCTGGTCGGAGACGATCCGCGTTACTATATGGACTACACCGGTTGCGGCAACAGCCTGAACGTCCGCCATCCGCGAGCCTTGCAGCTCATCATGGACAGCCTGCGTTACTGGGTGTTGGATATGCATGTGGACGGGTTCCGCTTCGATCTCGCCTCCACGCTCGCGAGGGAACTGCATGAGGTGGACCGACTGAGCGCCTTCTTCGACATCATCCATCAAGATCCGGTCCTCTCGCAGGTCAAGCTCATCGCGGAGCCTTGGGACCTCGGCGCAGGGGGTTATCAAGTCGGCAACTTTCCGGTCGGCTGGGCCGAATGGAACGGCAAGTATCGCGACACGATCCGCCGTTATTGGAAGGGCGACGGCGGGCAGGTCGCCGAATTGGCCTATCGCCTGTCCGGCAGCAGCGATTTGTATGCCATGAGCGGGCGGCGGCCGTTCGCCAGCATCAATTTCATTACCGCCCATGACGGCTTTAGTCTCCACGATTTGGTGTCCTACAACGAGAAACACAACGAAGCCAACGGCGAAAACAACCAGGACGGACACAACGACAACCTGAGCTGGAACTGCGGCGCGGAGGGACCTACCGACGATCGCGCCGTCAACGAGCTGCGGCAGCGGCAGAAGCGGAACATGCTGGCGACCCTCCTGCTCTCGCAAGGGGTGCCCATGTTGTGCGGCGGTGATGAAATCGGCCGCACCCAGTCGGGGAACAACAATGCCTACTGCCAAGACAATGAATTGAGCTGGCACGATTGGGAACTCGGTAAGGGCGACAAGGCCTTGCTGGCATTCGTCAAACGGCTCATCGCGTTGCGGCAGGAGCATCCGGTGTTTCGTCGCCGCCGGTTCTTTCAAGGACGGGAAATCCACGGTTCCGGCATCAAAGACATCGCCTGGCTGCGCACGGACGGTCAGGAGATGGATGAAGCGGATTGGGACCAAGGCCATCTCCGCTCCATCGGCATCGTCTTGGCCGGCGACGCCATCGAAGAAAAGGATACTCGAGGCAATCCGATCGTCGACGGCACCTTTCTCCTCTTGCTCAATGCGCACCATGAGTCGGTTCCATTTCTCCTGCCTGCCTATGCAGAGGGAGCCCATTGGGACCTTGTGTTGGACACCGCGCAGCCGCGCCGCAAACAGGCCTCCTACAAAGGCGGCGAACCCTATACGATCGAGGCCAGAACATTGGCCATCCTGTGCCATGAGCCGACCGGCTCGGCATAA
- a CDS encoding bacterioferritin: protein MMKTAQGQSSFVKDVQAIRERARQHIEDGAYTADYKADRETVIKLLNEALATEIVCVLRYRRHYFMAEGMNAESVKAEFLTHAGEEQAHADQLAERIVQLGGEPDLSPTGLADRSHSEYVEGNGLEDMIKEDLVAERIAIESYRDMIAFVGNDDPTTRRLMEEILAKEEEHAEDLVSLLK, encoded by the coding sequence ATGATGAAAACCGCACAGGGCCAGTCGTCATTCGTCAAAGATGTGCAAGCCATCAGAGAGCGTGCTCGTCAACATATCGAGGATGGGGCCTACACGGCCGACTACAAGGCAGACCGGGAGACCGTGATCAAGTTATTGAACGAGGCCTTGGCGACGGAGATCGTCTGCGTCTTGCGATATCGGCGTCATTACTTCATGGCGGAAGGGATGAATGCGGAAAGCGTGAAGGCGGAATTCCTTACCCACGCCGGAGAAGAACAGGCGCATGCCGATCAGTTGGCGGAGCGGATCGTCCAATTGGGAGGAGAGCCGGACCTCTCGCCCACGGGTCTGGCGGATCGCAGCCATTCCGAATATGTGGAGGGGAACGGACTCGAGGACATGATCAAGGAAGATTTGGTGGCCGAGCGGATTGCCATTGAAAGTTACCGCGACATGATCGCCTTCGTCGGCAACGACGACCCCACGACGCGGCGGTTGATGGAGGAGATCCTTGCCAAGGAGGAGGAACATGCCGAGGACTTGGTCAGCCTGCTGAAATAG
- a CDS encoding CBS domain-containing protein: MSDHRKQQGADIPPRTATPRRVAGLYLESTKEEELGLLPGEAKQVREAMSTRVTIASPGTSLKDAAGLMNKLDVPVLVVYDGARLSGMLTERDMGLSHRIREAPPETAIERFMRSPIPSCYQDDLLAEAIALMRASHLDWLPVQDRRHRLVGVLSIYAASP; the protein is encoded by the coding sequence ATGAGCGATCACCGGAAGCAACAGGGTGCGGACATCCCTCCTCGGACCGCGACACCACGGCGCGTGGCAGGCCTCTATCTCGAATCGACCAAAGAGGAAGAATTGGGGTTGTTGCCGGGCGAGGCGAAGCAAGTCAGGGAGGCGATGAGCACGAGGGTGACGATCGCCTCGCCCGGCACCAGCCTGAAAGACGCCGCCGGCTTGATGAACAAGCTCGACGTGCCGGTGCTGGTCGTCTACGACGGAGCGCGATTGTCCGGGATGCTCACGGAGCGGGACATGGGGCTGAGCCATCGCATCAGGGAAGCCCCGCCGGAAACGGCGATCGAACGGTTCATGAGGAGCCCTATCCCGTCCTGCTACCAAGACGATCTGCTCGCGGAGGCCATCGCGCTGATGCGCGCCTCGCATCTGGATTGGCTGCCGGTCCAGGATCGGCGCCACCGCCTCGTGGGCGTGCTTTCCATTTATGCAGCCTCGCCATAA